One genomic window of Polynucleobacter sp. HIN11 includes the following:
- a CDS encoding glutamate synthase subunit beta encodes MGKVTGFMEFERVEETYEAPVKRIHHYKEFVAALSDADAKVQSARCMDCGIPFCNNGCPVNNIIPDFNDLVYHNDWKNAIEVLHSTNNFPEFTGRICPAPCEAACTLGINKLPVGIKSIEHAIIDKAWANDWVKPQPPKTKTGKKVAVVGSGPAGMAAAQQLARVGHDVTVYEKNDRVGGLLRYGIPDFKMEKWLIDRRVEQMQAEGVTFVTGVFVGKETLGKEVKNYAQKTVSPHELLKSFDAVIISGGAEQPRDLPVPGRELSGIHFALEFLIPQNKEVAGDLKNEIRATDKHVVVIGGGDTGSDCVGTSNRHGAKHVTQFELLPQPPEEENKPLVWPYWPTKLRTSSSHEEGCERDWSVATKRFEGKNGKVEKLIGVRLEWKDGKMSEVPNSEFEIKADLVLLAMGFVSPAQQILNAFGVEKDARGNAKATTDGHHAYHTNIPKVFAAGDMRRGQSLVVWAIREGRQCARAVDEYLMGSSVLPR; translated from the coding sequence ATGGGTAAAGTCACTGGATTTATGGAATTTGAGCGGGTCGAAGAGACCTATGAAGCGCCGGTCAAACGAATTCATCATTACAAAGAATTTGTAGCTGCGCTATCGGATGCGGATGCAAAAGTACAAAGTGCACGTTGTATGGATTGTGGGATTCCGTTTTGCAACAACGGCTGCCCCGTGAACAACATCATTCCTGACTTTAATGATTTGGTTTATCACAACGATTGGAAAAATGCGATTGAGGTTTTGCATTCAACGAATAACTTTCCAGAGTTCACGGGCCGTATTTGCCCAGCACCATGTGAGGCAGCGTGCACTCTTGGGATCAACAAGCTACCAGTAGGTATCAAGTCGATTGAGCATGCCATTATTGATAAGGCCTGGGCTAACGATTGGGTAAAGCCACAGCCACCTAAAACCAAGACTGGTAAGAAAGTTGCCGTGGTTGGTTCTGGTCCCGCAGGAATGGCAGCAGCTCAACAGTTAGCGCGAGTTGGTCATGATGTGACCGTTTATGAAAAGAATGATCGGGTCGGTGGTTTACTGCGTTATGGCATTCCCGACTTCAAGATGGAGAAGTGGTTGATTGACCGACGGGTTGAGCAAATGCAAGCCGAAGGTGTTACTTTTGTAACCGGGGTTTTTGTCGGTAAAGAGACGCTAGGCAAAGAAGTAAAGAACTATGCTCAAAAAACGGTAAGCCCGCATGAATTACTCAAGAGCTTTGATGCGGTCATTATCAGTGGTGGTGCTGAGCAACCCCGCGATTTGCCAGTCCCCGGTCGTGAGTTAAGTGGAATTCATTTTGCTCTGGAGTTTTTAATTCCACAAAACAAGGAAGTGGCTGGCGATCTCAAAAATGAGATTCGGGCAACAGATAAGCATGTGGTTGTGATCGGTGGTGGTGACACCGGTTCGGATTGCGTAGGCACATCCAATCGGCATGGTGCAAAGCATGTTACGCAGTTTGAGTTATTGCCTCAGCCGCCTGAAGAAGAGAATAAGCCTTTAGTTTGGCCCTATTGGCCCACTAAACTTCGCACCTCGTCTTCGCATGAAGAAGGTTGCGAGCGCGACTGGTCGGTTGCCACCAAGCGGTTTGAAGGCAAAAACGGCAAAGTAGAAAAACTCATTGGGGTGCGTTTAGAGTGGAAAGACGGCAAGATGAGTGAGGTCCCAAATTCAGAGTTTGAAATCAAGGCCGATTTAGTTTTACTCGCCATGGGTTTTGTTTCCCCAGCACAGCAAATCTTAAATGCTTTTGGTGTAGAAAAAGATGCGCGCGGTAATGCAAAGGCTACGACGGATGGTCATCATGCCTATCACACCAATATACCCAAGGTGTTTGCGGCAGGCGATATGCGGCGCGGCCAATCCTTAGTGGTTTGGGCAATCCGGGAGGGTCGCCAATGCGCCCGTGCGGTCGATGAGTATTTAATGGGGTCGTCGGTATTGCCCCGATAA
- a CDS encoding ABC transporter ATP-binding protein, with protein MPTNLTLGAIDLPVVSIRGVDFSYAPGERQILGGLHMEFRRGQVVAVMGGSGCGKTTVLRLIGGQVTAQTGSVEFEGREISAMNSDELMQARRRMGMLFQFGALFTDLSVFENVAFPLREHTNLSEELIRDLVLMKLNAVGLRGARDLMPSQISGGMARRVALARAIILDPPLIMYDEPFAGLDPIGLGITARLIRNLNDALGATSILVTHDVEETFEIADYVYFIANGKIGAQGTPDELNRSTDPFVRQFLDASPEGPVPFNYPGPDLASDFGLHR; from the coding sequence ATGCCCACTAATCTGACCTTAGGTGCGATTGATTTGCCAGTTGTCTCCATTCGGGGGGTGGATTTTTCATATGCCCCGGGTGAGCGTCAAATTTTGGGTGGGCTTCATATGGAGTTTCGCCGCGGCCAAGTGGTTGCGGTGATGGGTGGTTCGGGTTGCGGTAAGACTACAGTATTGCGATTGATCGGCGGACAGGTGACAGCTCAAACGGGTTCGGTGGAGTTTGAGGGTCGTGAGATTTCTGCGATGAATAGTGATGAGCTGATGCAGGCTCGCCGTCGTATGGGCATGCTATTTCAGTTCGGTGCCTTGTTTACTGATTTGAGTGTGTTTGAGAATGTTGCTTTTCCATTGCGCGAGCACACGAACCTAAGCGAAGAGCTGATTCGTGATTTGGTCCTGATGAAATTAAACGCAGTGGGTTTACGCGGCGCTCGCGATTTAATGCCATCGCAGATTTCAGGGGGGATGGCGAGACGCGTTGCGCTAGCGCGGGCGATTATTTTAGACCCACCTCTCATTATGTACGATGAGCCATTTGCGGGACTTGATCCAATTGGTTTAGGGATTACAGCGCGATTAATCCGCAATCTCAATGATGCCTTGGGTGCAACCAGTATTCTGGTGACACACGATGTCGAAGAGACCTTCGAGATTGCAGACTACGTGTACTTTATTGCCAATGGCAAGATTGGGGCGCAAGGTACGCCCGATGAACTCAATCGCTCAACCGATCCCTTTGTTCGCCAGTTTTTAGATGCCTCACCAGAAGGTCCGGTGCCGTTTAATTATCCAGGCCCGGATTTAGCTAGTGATTTTGGATTGCACCGTTAA
- the mlaE gene encoding lipid asymmetry maintenance ABC transporter permease subunit MlaE, which yields MNLEPSSKSNPITNTLGDLGFFIRKNITGLGYAARMFVLVLMRSGALFRRPRLVSDQILFVGNYSFVIITVSGLFVGFVLGLQGYYTLTRYGSEQALGLLVALSLTRELGPVITALLFAGRAGTSLTAEIGLMKAGEQLSAMEMMAVDPLRRVIAPRLWAGIIAMPILATIFTAVGVLGGYLVGVPLIGVDSGAFWSQMQGGVDLFDDIANGFIKSIVFGVAVTFIALYQGYESKPTPEGVSQATTRTVVLSSLAVLALDFLLTAMMFSN from the coding sequence ATGAATCTCGAACCAAGCTCTAAGTCAAATCCAATCACGAACACACTGGGCGATCTCGGATTTTTTATTCGTAAGAATATTACTGGCCTTGGGTATGCCGCTCGGATGTTTGTCTTAGTGCTGATGCGTTCTGGTGCGCTATTTAGGCGACCCCGTCTGGTATCGGATCAAATTTTGTTCGTTGGTAATTATTCGTTTGTGATCATTACCGTATCAGGTTTATTTGTTGGTTTTGTATTAGGGTTGCAAGGCTATTACACCTTAACGCGTTATGGTTCCGAGCAGGCTCTGGGATTGTTGGTGGCTTTGTCATTGACACGTGAACTAGGTCCCGTGATTACTGCTCTATTGTTTGCGGGTCGTGCTGGCACTTCGCTCACAGCGGAGATTGGTCTTATGAAAGCCGGAGAGCAGTTATCCGCCATGGAGATGATGGCAGTAGATCCATTACGTCGGGTAATCGCTCCGCGTTTATGGGCCGGGATTATTGCGATGCCAATTTTGGCCACCATCTTTACTGCGGTTGGTGTTTTGGGCGGCTATCTAGTGGGCGTACCCCTGATTGGGGTCGATAGCGGTGCATTTTGGTCCCAAATGCAAGGTGGTGTTGATTTATTTGATGACATTGCCAATGGCTTTATCAAAAGCATTGTCTTTGGGGTGGCCGTGACATTTATTGCCCTTTATCAGGGGTATGAGTCAAAGCCTACTCCGGAGGGAGTGTCGCAAGCGACTACGAGGACTGTGGTGCTCTCGTCTTTAGCAGTGTTGGCATTGGACTTTTTATTGACCGCGATGATGTTCTCCAATTAA
- the mlaD gene encoding outer membrane lipid asymmetry maintenance protein MlaD produces the protein MKKSAIDIWVGLFVTIGMLAMLFLALKVGNMSAVSFAPTYTVSARFDNIGGLKPRAPVKSAGVVVGRISTIQFDDSTYQATVTMTIEKAYQFPKDSSAKILTSGLLGEQYIGLEAGGDEQMLADGGKITQTQSAIVLENLISQFLYNKAADTGQDKGDTKSGTK, from the coding sequence ATGAAAAAAAGTGCAATTGATATTTGGGTCGGGTTATTCGTAACGATCGGCATGTTAGCCATGCTTTTTCTGGCACTTAAGGTGGGCAATATGAGTGCTGTGTCATTTGCGCCAACGTATACGGTCTCGGCCCGCTTTGACAATATTGGTGGCTTAAAGCCGCGTGCACCGGTAAAAAGTGCTGGCGTTGTGGTCGGCCGTATTTCAACGATTCAGTTTGATGACTCGACCTATCAGGCCACAGTGACGATGACGATTGAAAAGGCCTATCAGTTTCCCAAAGATTCCTCGGCAAAGATCTTAACGTCAGGATTGTTAGGCGAGCAATACATTGGTCTTGAAGCGGGTGGTGATGAGCAAATGCTCGCCGATGGGGGCAAGATTACTCAAACCCAATCAGCCATTGTTCTAGAAAATCTCATTAGCCAATTTCTATACAACAAGGCAGCGGATACTGGCCAGGACAAAGGCGATACCAAGTCGGGCACCAAATAA
- a CDS encoding MlaA family lipoprotein — protein MIFLKRLCVTLLSLCIIGCASIPAGSEPSPHDPWESFNRSVFSFNEGLDEYLLKPITKGYRFILPKPAQQGIDNFFGNYRDIYTSVNNLLQGNVSMAFSDLMRVVVNTIFGLGGFIDMATPGGLEKHKADFGQTFGVWGVPPGPYVVLPFFGPSNVRDTFGTAVDLETDYLFRLLPDVALRNSLTGLRIVNARNNYYEAGDLLEGAAIDKYTFTRDAYIQRRQYQIDQAKEGKEPPAPVYENPYE, from the coding sequence GTGATTTTTCTAAAGCGCCTGTGCGTTACTCTTCTGAGCCTTTGCATCATCGGATGTGCGAGTATCCCGGCAGGCAGCGAGCCATCGCCGCACGATCCTTGGGAGTCCTTTAATCGCTCAGTTTTCTCTTTCAATGAAGGATTGGATGAGTATTTGTTAAAGCCAATCACCAAAGGCTATCGATTTATTCTGCCAAAGCCAGCGCAGCAAGGCATTGATAACTTTTTTGGTAACTACCGCGACATCTACACTTCCGTGAATAATTTATTGCAAGGCAATGTCAGTATGGCCTTTAGTGATCTAATGCGGGTGGTCGTTAATACCATTTTTGGATTAGGTGGGTTTATTGATATGGCCACACCGGGTGGCTTAGAAAAACACAAAGCGGATTTTGGGCAGACCTTTGGTGTTTGGGGTGTTCCGCCAGGACCCTATGTGGTCTTGCCGTTTTTTGGGCCAAGCAATGTACGCGATACCTTTGGTACCGCAGTCGATTTAGAAACCGATTATCTTTTCCGTCTCTTGCCGGACGTAGCCTTGCGTAATAGTTTGACGGGATTGCGGATTGTTAATGCCCGTAATAACTACTATGAGGCAGGCGATCTTTTGGAAGGTGCGGCGATTGATAAGTACACCTTTACACGTGATGCCTATATTCAGAGGCGTCAGTATCAAATTGATCAGGCTAAAGAGGGTAAGGAGCCTCCTGCCCCAGTCTATGAGAACCCCTACGAGTAA
- a CDS encoding MlaC/ttg2D family ABC transporter substrate-binding protein, with amino-acid sequence MVKTAFLTFFAFLLSGALGIANAQNAPDSNTPDGLIKMIVADVMASVKADPEIQKGNIPRVVDLVEKKIVPYTDMRRTTQLAMGRNWSKATPEQQNQLIAEFKSLLIRTYSGALSQLRDQTVQYKPFRANPSDTDVIVRTVVIGKSDPIPLDYRLEKTNDGWKVYDINIMGAWLIEAYRNQFTNQISQNGVEGLIKFLQERNAMLAGKK; translated from the coding sequence ATCGTGAAAACAGCCTTTCTAACATTTTTTGCCTTTTTGCTTTCAGGCGCGCTTGGGATTGCCAACGCCCAAAATGCACCAGACTCTAATACACCTGATGGTCTTATCAAAATGATCGTGGCTGATGTGATGGCCTCCGTGAAAGCCGACCCTGAAATCCAGAAAGGCAATATTCCTCGCGTCGTGGATTTAGTCGAAAAGAAAATTGTTCCCTACACGGATATGCGCAGAACCACGCAATTGGCCATGGGAAGAAATTGGAGTAAGGCAACCCCAGAGCAGCAAAATCAATTGATTGCCGAGTTCAAGTCTTTATTGATTCGCACTTATTCAGGAGCCTTAAGTCAGTTGCGTGATCAAACGGTTCAATACAAACCCTTTCGTGCAAATCCGAGTGACACCGATGTGATCGTTCGCACCGTGGTGATTGGTAAATCGGATCCCATTCCCTTGGACTATCGCCTTGAGAAAACCAATGATGGCTGGAAAGTTTATGACATCAACATTATGGGGGCTTGGTTAATTGAGGCTTACCGAAATCAATTTACCAATCAAATTAGCCAAAACGGTGTCGAAGGCTTGATCAAGTTTTTGCAAGAGCGCAATGCGATGTTGGCAGGTAAGAAGTAA
- a CDS encoding STAS domain-containing protein, with the protein MSFALPHQVNQTNAEKITKQGSEAFTKDYQVDCSALSDFDSSVLAVLLAWRRQLQKRNQSLVVLNPPAKLKVLAGVYGVTDLLGLQ; encoded by the coding sequence ATGAGTTTTGCTTTACCTCACCAAGTTAACCAGACGAATGCCGAGAAGATTACAAAGCAGGGTAGTGAGGCATTTACTAAGGATTATCAAGTCGATTGTTCTGCCCTGTCTGACTTTGATTCAAGTGTACTGGCGGTTTTGCTCGCATGGCGTCGTCAGCTCCAAAAGCGCAATCAATCCTTGGTGGTATTAAATCCTCCTGCGAAGTTAAAAGTGCTCGCTGGTGTCTACGGAGTGACTGATCTTTTAGGACTTCAATAA
- a CDS encoding ABC transporter ATP-binding protein, translated as MQSAVLVEHLSKSYGSLQALKDVSLDIKEGEFFGLLGPNGAGKTTLISILAGLCRPDSGRAFIMGTNVQTNFIEARRLLGVVPQELVFDPFFTVRETLRFQSGYFGIRNNDDWIDEIMTHLDLTSKANSNMRSLSGGMKRRVLVAQALVHRPPVIVLDEPTAGVDVELRQSLWKFISRLNQDGHTILLTTHYLEEAECLCGRIAMLKSGQVVALDTTQNLLARYGSHKAQAGQEVDLEDVFIQIMAGE; from the coding sequence ATGCAGTCCGCAGTTTTAGTCGAGCATTTAAGTAAATCGTATGGTTCATTGCAAGCCCTCAAGGATGTTTCTTTAGATATCAAAGAGGGCGAGTTTTTTGGATTGCTTGGCCCCAACGGCGCTGGTAAGACCACTCTCATTTCTATTTTGGCTGGTTTGTGCCGCCCTGATTCTGGTCGTGCATTCATTATGGGCACGAATGTGCAAACTAATTTTATTGAGGCGCGTCGTTTACTCGGTGTGGTTCCTCAAGAGCTGGTGTTTGATCCCTTTTTTACAGTGCGCGAGACCTTGCGGTTTCAATCGGGTTACTTTGGGATTCGGAACAATGACGATTGGATCGATGAGATCATGACGCATCTCGACTTAACCAGTAAAGCCAACAGTAATATGCGTTCGCTCTCTGGGGGTATGAAGCGGCGCGTTCTGGTCGCGCAAGCCCTGGTTCACCGTCCTCCAGTGATTGTGTTGGATGAGCCAACTGCTGGGGTGGATGTCGAGCTACGTCAGTCCCTCTGGAAATTTATTAGTCGGCTTAATCAAGATGGCCATACCATTTTGCTCACCACGCACTATTTAGAAGAGGCTGAATGTTTATGTGGTCGGATTGCGATGCTCAAGTCTGGTCAAGTGGTGGCATTGGATACTACTCAAAATTTGCTCGCACGCTACGGATCCCATAAGGCGCAAGCAGGTCAAGAGGTCGATCTTGAGGATGTATTCATTCAGATCATGGCGGGAGAGTAG
- a CDS encoding ABC transporter permease — MPIPFEYGSGFPTLLRKEIKRFYKVAFQTVAAPVLTAVLYLMIFGHVLEGRLVVYDKLTYTAFLIPGLVMMSVLQNAFANTSSSLIQSKITGNLVFVLLAPLTHLEFYSAYVLAAVFRGVVVGLGVLIITLLFDVPAMHNPVWIVLFAFMGAAILGGLGLIAGIWADKFDQLAAFQNFLIMPATMLSGVFYSIHSLPEIWQFISHLNPFFYMIDGFRYGFFGVSDVSPWLSLAIVSTFFLVVSGLALRLLQSGYKLRH; from the coding sequence ATGCCAATTCCATTTGAATACGGTAGTGGTTTTCCAACTTTGCTTCGCAAAGAGATTAAGCGTTTTTATAAGGTTGCCTTTCAAACGGTTGCTGCCCCTGTCTTGACCGCAGTGCTATACCTAATGATTTTTGGGCATGTTTTAGAAGGTCGTTTGGTGGTGTATGACAAGTTAACCTACACGGCATTTTTAATTCCGGGGTTGGTCATGATGAGCGTGTTACAAAATGCATTTGCCAATACCTCTTCCTCATTAATTCAATCCAAAATTACCGGTAACTTAGTGTTTGTTTTGTTGGCACCTCTAACGCATTTGGAGTTTTATTCAGCCTATGTGCTGGCTGCAGTATTTCGGGGAGTTGTGGTGGGTCTGGGTGTTTTAATCATTACTCTCTTATTTGATGTGCCGGCAATGCATAACCCTGTTTGGATTGTGTTGTTTGCATTCATGGGGGCCGCGATCTTGGGTGGCTTGGGATTGATTGCGGGTATTTGGGCCGATAAGTTTGATCAGTTAGCTGCCTTTCAGAACTTTTTGATCATGCCCGCCACCATGCTCTCAGGTGTGTTTTATTCGATTCATTCCTTACCAGAGATTTGGCAATTCATTTCACACCTGAACCCATTTTTTTACATGATTGATGGCTTTCGCTATGGATTTTTTGGGGTCTCGGATGTCTCCCCTTGGCTAAGCCTTGCGATCGTTAGCACTTTTTTCTTGGTCGTCTCAGGGTTGGCTCTGCGTTTACTACAATCGGGTTATAAATTACGCCATTAA
- a CDS encoding BolA family protein, which yields MFPTPEQVKSYISEKLPCTHLEVEGDGQHFYATIVSPEFAGKRLVQRHQLVYAALGDRMKAEIHALSIKAFTPDEFTAQ from the coding sequence ATGTTTCCTACCCCTGAGCAAGTGAAAAGCTATATCAGCGAGAAGCTCCCTTGTACGCATTTAGAGGTCGAGGGTGATGGGCAACATTTTTATGCCACCATCGTGAGCCCCGAGTTTGCAGGCAAGCGCTTGGTGCAGCGCCATCAGTTGGTCTACGCAGCCTTGGGTGATCGAATGAAGGCCGAGATTCATGCGCTCTCGATTAAAGCCTTTACGCCTGATGAGTTTACGGCTCAATAA
- the murA gene encoding UDP-N-acetylglucosamine 1-carboxyvinyltransferase, with protein MDKLVMTGGAPLKGEINIAGAKNAALPILCASLLTADPVELFNVPDLQDVRTMLKLLQQMGVTLEFPNPNDRSHLILQAGTISSPEAPYELVKTMRASILVLGPLLARMGRATVSLPGGCAIGARPVDQHIKGLKAMGASIQIRKGFIVAKIAEPNTRLQGNAILTDMITVTGTENLLMAACLAEGTTILENAAREPEVGDLAELLVKMGAKISGIGSDRLVIEGVPALHGASHHVIADRIETGTFLCAVAATGGEIVLKNCRPDTLDAVLVKLKEAGLKMKKGADWISASMNGRPKPVSFRTSEYPAFPTDMQAQFMALNAIAGGSSRITETIFENRFMHVQELNRLGADISIEGNTAIVEGVDKLSGATVMATDLRASASLVIAGLAAQGETQVDRIYHLDRGYDRMEQKLTQLGANIRRMK; from the coding sequence ATGGATAAATTAGTGATGACAGGGGGAGCCCCCCTTAAGGGCGAGATCAATATTGCGGGTGCTAAGAATGCCGCTCTACCCATTTTGTGTGCCAGCTTATTAACGGCTGACCCGGTCGAGCTCTTTAATGTGCCTGATTTGCAAGATGTGCGCACGATGTTAAAGCTCTTGCAACAAATGGGCGTCACTTTAGAGTTTCCGAATCCCAATGATCGCAGCCATTTGATTTTGCAAGCCGGAACGATTTCAAGCCCTGAGGCACCCTATGAGTTAGTAAAAACCATGCGGGCATCGATTTTGGTTTTGGGCCCTCTTTTGGCGCGGATGGGACGTGCAACCGTATCGCTACCCGGGGGCTGTGCAATTGGCGCACGACCGGTAGATCAGCACATCAAAGGTTTGAAGGCGATGGGGGCGAGCATCCAAATTCGTAAGGGCTTTATCGTTGCGAAGATTGCAGAGCCCAATACTCGCTTACAGGGTAATGCGATCCTGACCGACATGATTACCGTGACCGGTACAGAAAATCTTTTAATGGCGGCTTGCCTTGCAGAAGGAACGACAATTTTAGAAAACGCGGCGCGTGAACCCGAGGTCGGTGATTTGGCAGAACTTTTGGTCAAGATGGGTGCAAAGATCAGTGGCATTGGTAGTGATCGCCTCGTGATCGAGGGGGTTCCCGCCTTACACGGAGCAAGTCATCATGTGATTGCAGATCGTATTGAGACCGGCACCTTCTTATGTGCAGTAGCAGCCACCGGTGGTGAGATTGTTCTGAAGAACTGCCGACCAGATACCTTAGATGCTGTCTTAGTAAAGCTTAAAGAGGCGGGTCTCAAAATGAAAAAGGGTGCCGATTGGATTTCTGCATCGATGAATGGTCGTCCAAAGCCAGTGAGCTTTCGGACCTCCGAGTACCCGGCTTTTCCAACCGATATGCAAGCGCAGTTTATGGCGCTCAATGCCATTGCCGGGGGTAGCTCACGCATCACCGAGACCATTTTTGAGAACCGTTTTATGCATGTGCAAGAGCTCAATCGCTTAGGGGCCGATATTTCAATCGAGGGCAATACCGCGATTGTGGAGGGTGTTGATAAGCTCTCGGGTGCAACGGTGATGGCGACCGATTTGCGTGCCTCCGCAAGCCTTGTGATTGCTGGCTTAGCGGCTCAAGGTGAGACCCAAGTGGATCGGATTTATCACCTTGATCGTGGTTACGATCGTATGGAGCAGAAATTGACCCAACTTGGCGCAAACATCCGCCGCATGAAATAA
- the hisG gene encoding ATP phosphoribosyltransferase — MLTLALSKGRIFEETAPVLAKVGIRPLEDPEQSRKLIIPTSNPEVQIIIVRASDVPTYVQFGAADFGVAGQDVLLEKGSDGLYIPIDLGIARCRMAVAVKNGFDYAAAVRQGSRLRVATKYVNCAREHFANKGVHIDTIHLYGSMELAPLVGLADAIVDLVSTGNTLRANNLVEVESITDISARLIVNQASFKRKRAQLQKILSIWQP, encoded by the coding sequence ATGTTGACTTTAGCCTTGTCCAAAGGACGCATCTTTGAAGAAACCGCCCCTGTTTTAGCAAAGGTGGGTATTCGTCCGCTTGAAGATCCTGAGCAATCCCGTAAGTTAATTATTCCGACCTCTAATCCAGAGGTGCAAATCATCATTGTCCGTGCATCGGACGTACCCACCTATGTGCAATTTGGTGCAGCGGATTTTGGCGTTGCGGGTCAAGACGTTCTGTTAGAAAAAGGCAGCGACGGTTTATACATCCCGATTGATTTAGGAATCGCGCGTTGTCGGATGGCAGTGGCTGTCAAAAATGGCTTTGATTATGCAGCGGCGGTACGCCAGGGATCGCGTTTGCGGGTGGCCACCAAGTATGTCAACTGCGCCCGTGAGCACTTTGCTAATAAGGGCGTGCATATCGATACGATTCATTTATATGGATCGATGGAGTTAGCTCCCTTAGTGGGCTTAGCCGATGCGATTGTGGATTTGGTATCCACCGGCAACACCTTGCGTGCCAATAACCTAGTCGAGGTCGAGTCCATTACCGATATCAGTGCACGCTTAATCGTGAATCAAGCATCATTTAAGCGTAAGCGCGCTCAATTACAAAAGATCCTGAGTATTTGGCAGCCATGA
- the hisD gene encoding histidinol dehydrogenase: MSVKIRRLTSRDAGFEKTLLSSLSIPSADDQAIDQIVLGILERIEREGDAALLQYTQQFDRLAVNQVGDLEITSADLAAAYQSLAQEQASALRAAAERVRAYHERQKIETGCHSWEYTESNGTRLGQKITPLDRVGIYVPGGKAAYPSSVLMNAIPAKVAGVGEVVMVVPTPDGARNPLVLAAAHLSGVDRVFTIGGAQAVGALAYGTQTVPAVDKIVGPGNAYVAAAKRRVFGRVGIDMIAGPSEILVLCDGSTDPDWIAMDLFSQAEHDELAQSILLCPDKEFIDRVDASIQKLLPQMPREKVIRASLQNRALLIEVDDMTQACQIANLIAAEHLEICANNADQWAAQIRHAGAIFMGSYTSESLGDYCAGPNHVLPTARTARFSSPLGVYDFIKRSSLIEVSEAGAQTLGPIASTLAHGEGLQAHARAAEMRLTKK, from the coding sequence ATGAGTGTCAAGATTCGACGCCTGACCAGCCGTGATGCTGGCTTTGAAAAGACCTTGCTGTCTAGCTTGTCCATTCCATCAGCCGACGATCAAGCCATTGATCAGATTGTGCTTGGGATTCTGGAGCGCATTGAGCGCGAGGGCGATGCGGCACTGTTGCAATACACCCAGCAATTTGATCGCTTAGCAGTCAATCAGGTTGGCGATCTTGAGATTACCTCTGCTGATCTTGCCGCGGCTTATCAATCTCTTGCGCAAGAGCAAGCAAGTGCCTTGCGCGCTGCGGCCGAGCGAGTGCGCGCCTATCACGAGCGACAGAAGATAGAAACTGGTTGCCACTCGTGGGAGTACACCGAGAGCAATGGTACGCGCTTAGGTCAAAAAATTACGCCCTTGGATCGTGTTGGTATTTATGTGCCTGGTGGTAAGGCGGCTTATCCATCTTCTGTGCTGATGAATGCCATTCCTGCCAAGGTTGCTGGGGTTGGTGAGGTTGTGATGGTGGTGCCCACACCCGATGGTGCGCGCAATCCTTTGGTGCTAGCAGCCGCTCATCTATCAGGAGTAGATCGGGTCTTTACGATTGGCGGAGCACAGGCAGTTGGCGCACTGGCGTATGGAACCCAAACCGTGCCGGCAGTCGACAAGATCGTAGGCCCTGGTAATGCGTATGTAGCAGCGGCAAAGCGCAGAGTATTTGGTCGAGTGGGGATCGATATGATTGCAGGCCCCTCCGAGATCTTGGTGTTGTGTGATGGGTCTACCGATCCAGACTGGATTGCGATGGATTTGTTTTCGCAGGCCGAGCACGATGAGCTCGCCCAATCGATTTTGCTCTGTCCTGACAAAGAGTTCATTGATCGAGTCGATGCGAGTATTCAGAAGCTATTGCCGCAGATGCCTAGAGAGAAAGTGATTCGCGCATCCTTGCAAAATCGGGCGCTCTTGATTGAGGTGGACGATATGACACAAGCTTGTCAGATCGCTAATTTGATTGCGGCTGAGCACCTAGAGATTTGCGCAAACAATGCCGATCAATGGGCAGCGCAGATTCGGCATGCAGGCGCTATTTTTATGGGCTCTTATACCAGTGAGTCATTGGGTGATTATTGTGCTGGACCCAATCACGTTTTACCTACCGCGCGTACCGCACGTTTTTCTTCACCTTTAGGTGTTTATGACTTTATTAAGCGCTCGAGCCTCATTGAGGTGAGTGAGGCGGGTGCACAAACCTTAGGTCCTATCGCCAGTACCTTAGCGCATGGTGAAGGTTTACAGGCGCATGCGCGCGCAGCCGAGATGCGGCTCACGAAAAAATAA